A stretch of the Filimonas lacunae genome encodes the following:
- a CDS encoding methylmalonyl-CoA mutase family protein, whose protein sequence is MPQQQRIYTDSGIEIKELYTANDIANDNISSEQPGEYPFTRGLRVAFDLPTQIGYDSIFDIQTARLQQLRQTRDNTLASNSLQKIAAVATDGTNLMSLVEAVSNYCTLVK, encoded by the coding sequence ATGCCACAACAACAAAGAATATACACCGACAGCGGAATAGAGATTAAAGAACTATATACCGCTAATGATATTGCCAACGACAATATTTCCTCAGAGCAGCCCGGTGAATATCCATTTACCCGTGGCCTGCGTGTGGCCTTTGACCTGCCTACCCAGATAGGCTACGACAGCATATTTGACATTCAAACTGCCCGTTTACAGCAACTGCGTCAAACCAGGGATAACACCCTGGCCAGCAACAGCCTGCAAAAAATAGCAGCCGTTGCCACTGATGGCACCAACCTGATGTCCCTGGTAGAAGCGGTAAGCAATTACTGCACCTTGGTGAAATAG
- a CDS encoding sensor histidine kinase, whose translation MNTIYSGLSNWPWIKKSYPAKFMVIAFIGIHIPLIILSICLIFDAFNFTKGSAVLVVLGATLLATVIALFTFYQLLAPLHRSKQALEDYIGKRQLPTLPVHYNDEAGILMKEIQLTLTTLNTLMEEKRDIAAMLSHDLRTPLTQFIGLGRLIKREDAGLQLQEIGDMMIQIGEQQLGFLNGILEVLSHNDLERGRNFTPGVSVTKVAADAITNVAQQAADKHIDIKQQWNQNLTFTVNPEAFTQVFQNLLTNAIKFSNPNSTIYLNGIKRNNQLVITITDEGMGFAPEHATILFNRYTDVRKEGTAGEASTGLGLYLVRKIVEQHNGVITAHSNGVNTGASFEITMPV comes from the coding sequence ATGAATACCATTTACAGCGGTCTTTCAAACTGGCCCTGGATAAAAAAAAGCTATCCGGCCAAATTTATGGTCATTGCCTTCATCGGCATTCACATCCCTTTAATCATCCTTAGTATTTGCCTCATCTTTGATGCTTTTAACTTCACCAAAGGCAGTGCAGTGCTGGTGGTGCTGGGTGCTACCCTTTTAGCTACTGTTATTGCCTTATTTACTTTTTACCAGCTACTGGCGCCCCTGCATCGTTCCAAGCAGGCGTTGGAAGATTATATAGGAAAAAGACAATTACCCACCCTGCCTGTTCATTATAACGATGAAGCCGGTATTTTAATGAAAGAGATTCAGCTTACCCTTACCACCCTCAATACCTTAATGGAAGAAAAAAGGGATATAGCTGCCATGCTATCGCACGACTTGCGCACCCCCCTTACCCAGTTTATAGGCCTGGGGCGCCTGATTAAACGCGAGGACGCCGGTTTGCAACTGCAGGAGATTGGTGATATGATGATACAGATTGGAGAACAACAGCTTGGCTTTTTAAATGGCATATTAGAAGTGCTCAGCCATAACGACCTGGAAAGAGGCCGCAACTTTACTCCCGGCGTATCCGTAACCAAAGTTGCTGCCGATGCCATCACCAATGTGGCGCAACAGGCAGCCGACAAACACATTGACATTAAACAACAATGGAATCAAAACCTTACGTTTACCGTAAACCCCGAAGCGTTTACACAGGTGTTTCAAAACCTGTTAACCAACGCTATCAAGTTTTCTAACCCCAACAGTACCATTTATCTGAACGGCATTAAGCGTAATAACCAGTTGGTGATTACCATAACAGATGAAGGTATGGGCTTTGCACCAGAACATGCTACCATTTTATTTAACCGTTATACTGATGTCCGTAAGGAAGGAACCGCCGGAGAAGCCAGCACAGGTTTGGGCCTGTACCTGGTGCGCAAAATAGTAGAACAGCACAATGGCGTGATAACCGCACATAGCAATGGGGTTAACACAGGGGCCAGTTTTGAAATAACCATGCCCGTGTAG
- a CDS encoding S9 family peptidase yields the protein MKKVLLIAGCIAVVFTSYSQQKQPILVTDLLRIKEADNITISPDGKTVVYTVKSIVPDTAKKDDYVYNTRLWQSKLSGGEAKPLTKEGENATQPAFSPDGKTLVYVKNVKGKPQLFIHAFQADSAWQLTSYVYGAGNPQFSPDGKRLLFTASVSLAAYVSDSVLNAGKQLPVWNDEKPGFVHNEDLLVTKAAPDADGDIAAIRSYLLKNEKDKKAKVITRVQFQGESTTSGEVNFSHVFMIEVAKGATPRAITSGYYSFRNARFVNNDLVVLNGKIDDTQHPDNVMEEQIYTVRTNGTGLTKIVSEPGMAFSVQAVSASGKWLAYQRNVPGTVHVPALYLLNLLQPNSKPIAMGVDRSVSAVRFTEDEKQVYFTVQTNGGEVLYTTLLNAIKPVALTPVDKGVTDFDVWGKRLVWAQSGVDNPSEVYVADATAQHAVLLSSLNTGWLANKEISYPTLYTFTNSQGMQVEYWVMKPASFGNNKKYPLLLEMHGGPASMWGPSVASMWHEYQYYCAKGIGVVYSNPRGSSGYGTAFLQANVKDWGEGPASDVLTALDKTVALGWADTSKLLISGGSYAGYLTTWIISHDHRFRAASSQRGVYHFNTFFGEANVWRMVPRYFGNYPWNDSTRAILERQSPLNYATNITTPFLIFHGESDLRTGVTQSEMLYKTLKVLGRPVEYVRHPGANHELVRSGDNRQRIDQMLRTYEFFYRFIQ from the coding sequence ATGAAAAAAGTATTATTAATAGCAGGTTGTATAGCTGTTGTATTTACCAGTTATAGCCAGCAGAAGCAACCTATACTGGTTACTGATTTGCTGCGTATAAAGGAAGCGGACAATATCACTATCAGTCCGGATGGTAAAACAGTGGTATACACCGTAAAAAGTATTGTACCTGATACCGCTAAAAAAGACGATTATGTATATAATACCCGCCTTTGGCAAAGTAAACTGTCTGGCGGAGAAGCAAAGCCTTTAACAAAGGAAGGGGAGAACGCCACCCAGCCCGCTTTTAGCCCCGATGGCAAAACGCTGGTATATGTAAAAAATGTAAAAGGAAAACCGCAGTTATTTATTCACGCTTTCCAGGCCGATTCTGCCTGGCAGCTTACCAGTTATGTATATGGTGCGGGCAACCCGCAGTTTAGCCCTGATGGCAAACGGTTATTATTTACGGCTTCTGTTTCGCTGGCAGCTTATGTAAGTGATAGCGTGTTAAATGCCGGCAAACAATTACCGGTATGGAATGATGAGAAGCCGGGTTTTGTACACAACGAAGATTTGCTGGTAACCAAAGCGGCACCCGATGCAGATGGTGATATTGCTGCTATACGGTCGTATCTGTTAAAAAACGAAAAAGACAAGAAAGCGAAAGTCATTACCCGCGTACAATTCCAGGGCGAAAGCACTACCTCCGGCGAAGTGAATTTTTCGCACGTGTTTATGATAGAGGTGGCAAAAGGCGCTACCCCCAGGGCTATTACATCGGGCTATTATTCTTTCCGGAATGCCCGTTTTGTAAACAACGACCTGGTGGTGCTGAATGGTAAGATAGATGACACGCAGCACCCGGATAATGTAATGGAAGAACAGATATATACTGTTCGCACTAATGGAACGGGTCTCACTAAAATAGTAAGCGAGCCCGGAATGGCATTTTCGGTGCAAGCTGTTTCTGCTTCCGGTAAATGGCTGGCTTATCAACGCAATGTGCCGGGCACGGTGCATGTGCCTGCGTTATACCTGCTCAACCTGTTGCAACCCAATAGCAAACCCATAGCTATGGGTGTTGACCGAAGCGTGAGTGCAGTAAGGTTTACAGAAGATGAGAAGCAGGTATATTTTACCGTACAAACCAACGGTGGCGAGGTTTTGTATACTACGCTGCTGAACGCTATAAAGCCCGTTGCGTTAACGCCTGTTGATAAAGGTGTTACCGATTTTGATGTATGGGGCAAACGGCTGGTGTGGGCGCAATCGGGTGTAGACAATCCTTCCGAAGTATATGTAGCAGATGCCACAGCGCAACATGCTGTTTTGCTTTCTTCCTTAAACACGGGTTGGCTGGCTAATAAAGAAATCAGTTATCCTACACTGTATACTTTCACTAACAGCCAGGGTATGCAGGTGGAGTATTGGGTAATGAAGCCAGCTTCGTTCGGGAATAATAAAAAATATCCTTTGCTGCTGGAAATGCATGGTGGTCCTGCTTCAATGTGGGGGCCTTCTGTTGCATCCATGTGGCATGAGTATCAATATTACTGCGCTAAAGGTATCGGAGTGGTATATAGCAATCCCCGTGGTTCCAGCGGATATGGTACCGCGTTTTTGCAGGCTAATGTTAAAGACTGGGGCGAGGGACCGGCTTCGGATGTGCTTACTGCGTTGGATAAAACGGTGGCATTGGGATGGGCGGATACATCAAAGCTGCTGATAAGCGGGGGATCGTATGCCGGCTACCTTACTACCTGGATCATCAGTCACGATCATCGTTTTCGTGCTGCCAGCAGTCAGCGTGGTGTATATCATTTTAATACTTTCTTTGGCGAAGCCAATGTATGGCGTATGGTGCCGCGCTATTTTGGCAACTATCCCTGGAACGATTCTACCCGGGCTATACTGGAGCGCCAATCGCCTTTGAATTATGCCACCAATATCACTACGCCGTTTTTAATATTTCATGGTGAAAGTGATTTGCGCACAGGGGTAACACAAAGTGAAATGCTATATAAAACTTTAAAAGTACTGGGAAGGCCGGTGGAGTATGTACGTCATCCCGGTGCCAATCATGAATTGGTGCGTAGTGGTGATAACAGGCAGCGGATAGATCAGATGCTGCGTACCTACGAGTTCTTTTACCGGTTTATTCAATAG
- a CDS encoding redoxin domain-containing protein yields the protein MMRRGNIMALLLSSFTALQAQTKQAVELSGKVANMQTGKVFLQKFDNKLFTTVDVADITNGKFAFHTPLVLPELYGISLDTSRTPMYVFLEKGPITVQLDSARYYANTVVTGSASQDLFAAFKKQENVNISDFIKAHPASLVSAYVLYRNYSYKLTPEQIQENIALLDPSLHSTPYVTFLKELTGVMANVAIGKKAPDFTANDPEGKPVKFSDHWKGYVLLDFWASWCAPCRKENPNVVAAFQKYKDKGFSVYGVSLDKAKEGWVKAIANDHLDWTQVSELNYWQSEIAKQYGVRAIPANFLIDSNGIIVGKNLRGEQLQQKLEELLGKSGGTATKKVFKGQGPIQAVNTESRPVQRQWKGIFNEPGDYVFFRNDFDCARLNGLVKTNDSIYTALITSENTPINGSPWYAFKVWSKKPKRITITLTYQQGAKHRYTPKFSKDGKTWTLPTDASVDVEPDSLPDKYSFAVNAGPDTVWVAGQELYTYQQVLGWIADLGKQTKLTTLTIGKTRAGRPLTLVKMGNLHSKKRILILGRQHPPEVTGQFALNAFVEALAANTVQAKAFKEQFLIYVIPFMNPDGVADGNWRHNEGGIDLNRDWQDFHQPESQAVRDFLKKELADNENKLLFSIDFHSTWDDIYYIVDPKLKGNMPGFVTDWLQQLKERIPGYVPNVKPLYSAPPTSTAFSYLFQQYGTEALVYEIGDKTPRDFIKHKGQVAAEALMEMLSSRAK from the coding sequence ATGATGCGCAGAGGTAACATAATGGCATTACTGCTTTCTTCTTTCACTGCTTTGCAGGCACAAACAAAGCAGGCGGTGGAGTTGAGCGGCAAGGTGGCCAATATGCAAACGGGAAAAGTGTTTTTGCAGAAGTTTGATAACAAGCTGTTTACAACAGTGGATGTGGCAGACATTACAAACGGAAAGTTTGCTTTTCATACACCGCTGGTGTTACCGGAGTTGTACGGTATTAGCCTGGATACTTCGCGAACACCTATGTATGTGTTCCTCGAAAAAGGGCCCATTACCGTGCAGTTAGATTCTGCGCGTTATTATGCCAATACAGTAGTAACAGGTTCTGCATCGCAGGACCTGTTCGCTGCTTTTAAGAAACAGGAGAATGTAAACATCAGTGACTTTATTAAAGCACATCCTGCTTCGCTGGTGTCGGCCTATGTACTGTACCGCAATTATAGCTATAAGCTTACGCCGGAGCAGATACAGGAGAATATTGCTTTGCTGGATCCCTCTTTACACAGCACACCCTATGTTACTTTTTTAAAGGAGCTGACTGGGGTAATGGCCAATGTGGCCATTGGCAAAAAAGCCCCTGATTTCACTGCCAATGACCCTGAAGGCAAACCGGTAAAATTTTCCGATCACTGGAAGGGCTATGTATTGCTCGATTTCTGGGCCAGCTGGTGTGCGCCCTGCCGTAAAGAAAACCCGAATGTGGTAGCCGCTTTTCAAAAGTATAAAGACAAAGGTTTTTCGGTATACGGCGTATCGCTGGATAAAGCCAAAGAGGGATGGGTAAAAGCCATTGCCAATGATCATCTGGACTGGACACAGGTTTCAGAGTTAAACTACTGGCAAAGCGAGATTGCCAAACAATATGGGGTAAGGGCTATACCCGCCAATTTCTTAATTGACAGTAACGGCATTATTGTAGGCAAAAACCTGCGTGGCGAGCAATTACAGCAAAAGCTGGAAGAGTTGCTGGGCAAAAGCGGGGGCACTGCTACTAAAAAAGTATTTAAAGGTCAAGGCCCTATACAGGCCGTGAACACAGAAAGCCGCCCGGTGCAAAGGCAATGGAAAGGTATATTCAACGAGCCGGGAGATTATGTGTTTTTCAGGAATGATTTTGACTGCGCCCGTTTAAATGGCCTGGTAAAAACCAATGATAGCATTTACACGGCGTTGATCACTTCCGAAAACACGCCTATCAACGGAAGCCCCTGGTATGCTTTTAAAGTATGGAGCAAAAAGCCGAAGCGTATTACTATTACCCTCACTTACCAGCAGGGAGCTAAGCATCGTTATACACCCAAGTTTAGCAAAGACGGTAAAACATGGACATTGCCCACCGATGCCAGTGTAGATGTAGAACCGGATTCGTTACCGGATAAATATTCTTTTGCGGTAAATGCTGGTCCCGATACGGTATGGGTAGCAGGGCAGGAGTTGTATACCTATCAGCAGGTGCTGGGCTGGATTGCCGATTTGGGTAAACAAACAAAATTGACCACGCTTACCATTGGTAAAACCAGGGCTGGCCGCCCGTTAACGTTGGTGAAGATGGGTAACCTCCATAGCAAAAAACGCATCCTGATATTGGGTCGTCAGCATCCGCCGGAAGTAACGGGACAATTCGCTTTAAATGCTTTTGTAGAAGCGCTGGCGGCTAATACCGTGCAGGCCAAAGCCTTTAAAGAACAGTTTTTAATTTATGTGATCCCTTTTATGAACCCCGATGGTGTAGCAGATGGTAACTGGCGCCATAACGAAGGTGGCATTGATTTAAACAGGGACTGGCAGGATTTTCATCAGCCGGAATCGCAGGCTGTACGTGACTTCCTGAAAAAAGAACTGGCAGATAATGAGAATAAATTGTTGTTCAGCATTGACTTCCATTCTACCTGGGATGATATTTATTATATTGTTGATCCTAAGTTAAAAGGCAATATGCCGGGCTTTGTAACAGACTGGTTACAGCAGTTAAAAGAGCGTATTCCCGGTTATGTACCTAATGTCAAGCCTTTATACAGTGCGCCACCTACCTCTACTGCTTTCAGCTATTTGTTTCAGCAGTACGGAACAGAAGCTCTGGTGTATGAGATAGGAGATAAAACGCCACGTGATTTTATTAAACATAAAGGCCAGGTTGCCGCCGAGGCATTGATGGAGATGTTAAGCAGCCGCGCTAAATAA
- a CDS encoding RagB/SusD family nutrient uptake outer membrane protein: protein MKKRYISCFILFTMMASASCKKVLDVTPYTAFTDATVYTDAARVELAMVGVYDAAQSGFYPEGLAARGYPFGAANLQQDDLRGEDMINMESFYQITYNSTYVSTSPNCYNIWNNCYALINKANIVIEGVAAAIANGVITEAAGKAYQAECRFLRAMAMHQLLIEFARPYADQSGATLGVVIRDFAINSDASIAKAAAIGRSSVVNCYTFIEKDLAFAAENLPDTRSSYVNFRATKAAAIALQMRVFLHEGKWSDVLTAGAKIVSGSGGSYSSPIGGWKLTAAPDGPFADNTSAENIFSIENTSTDNGAVSGALQSMYGSNSTDIGARGLIGISPILWNLSYWQASDVRRNLTVANFSNGNPSTAPSGKKPMYFTYKYRETGWGDDAPQIRYAEVLLIMAEAYARQNNTVDATGLGYLNAVRNRAVTTAGLQYTTSSFAATQDFIKAVLAERRIEFLGEGKRWGDLHRLALDPLYNASRLAWNGTATSSGIPGKVLASAITATNFATLYSGSTPYSSIAKGLDSLPYDNYRFVWGIPATEVTNSNGVIKQNDLY from the coding sequence ATGAAAAAAAGATATATATCCTGTTTTATATTATTTACAATGATGGCATCGGCATCCTGTAAAAAGGTGCTGGATGTTACGCCTTATACGGCTTTTACAGATGCTACGGTGTATACCGATGCTGCCCGTGTGGAGCTGGCAATGGTAGGGGTGTATGATGCGGCACAGTCGGGCTTTTACCCGGAAGGACTGGCTGCAAGGGGCTATCCTTTTGGTGCTGCCAACCTGCAGCAGGACGATTTGCGTGGCGAGGATATGATCAATATGGAATCGTTTTACCAGATCACTTATAACAGCACGTATGTAAGTACTTCGCCCAACTGTTATAATATCTGGAACAACTGTTATGCTTTAATCAATAAAGCCAATATTGTGATAGAAGGCGTTGCCGCGGCCATTGCCAATGGTGTGATTACGGAAGCGGCGGGAAAAGCCTACCAGGCCGAGTGTCGCTTTTTAAGAGCTATGGCCATGCACCAGTTATTAATAGAATTCGCCCGCCCGTATGCCGATCAATCTGGCGCTACATTGGGTGTGGTAATTCGTGATTTTGCTATTAACAGTGATGCTTCTATTGCCAAAGCAGCAGCGATTGGCAGAAGCTCAGTAGTAAATTGTTATACGTTTATAGAAAAAGACCTGGCTTTTGCGGCCGAAAACCTGCCCGATACCCGTTCTTCCTATGTAAACTTTCGCGCTACCAAAGCGGCCGCTATTGCCTTGCAGATGCGTGTGTTTTTACATGAAGGTAAATGGAGTGATGTGTTAACCGCAGGCGCTAAAATAGTAAGCGGCAGCGGTGGCAGCTACAGTAGTCCTATTGGTGGATGGAAGCTGACAGCAGCGCCGGATGGTCCGTTTGCAGATAATACTTCTGCCGAGAATATATTCTCTATCGAAAACACCAGCACCGACAATGGTGCGGTAAGTGGTGCGCTGCAAAGCATGTATGGCAGCAACAGCACCGATATTGGTGCACGGGGTTTGATTGGTATCAGTCCTATTCTATGGAATTTAAGCTACTGGCAGGCATCTGATGTAAGAAGGAACCTTACGGTGGCCAACTTTTCTAACGGAAACCCATCTACTGCACCTTCCGGTAAAAAGCCGATGTATTTCACCTATAAGTATCGTGAAACCGGCTGGGGCGATGATGCGCCACAGATACGCTATGCCGAAGTATTGTTAATAATGGCAGAAGCTTATGCAAGGCAAAACAACACGGTAGATGCTACCGGCTTAGGTTATTTAAATGCTGTACGCAACCGTGCGGTAACCACGGCTGGTTTACAGTACACTACCAGCAGCTTTGCGGCTACCCAGGACTTTATCAAAGCAGTGCTGGCAGAACGTCGTATTGAATTTTTAGGGGAAGGCAAGCGTTGGGGCGATTTACACCGTCTGGCACTGGACCCTTTATATAACGCATCCAGGCTGGCATGGAATGGCACGGCTACCTCTTCTGGTATTCCGGGTAAGGTGCTGGCTTCTGCTATTACTGCCACCAATTTTGCTACTTTATACAGTGGTTCTACTCCTTACAGCAGCATTGCTAAGGGGCTGGATTCACTTCCTTACGACAACTACCGTTTTGTATGGGGTATACCTGCTACAGAGGTCACCAATTCAAACGGGGTTATTAAGCAGAATGATTTATATTAA
- a CDS encoding TonB-dependent receptor, whose product MKKLTFFSRKLIAGKYPLFLLKMKLLFLLLVLNLQVSAAAFSQVKVSVELKKTTLGNAIKVLEQKTGYRFVYNNEVVPVNKIINLSVSNADITRVMELLLDKLPLTYKMVDEKMIVIVEKQDYLFTPEAGQKVTVTGKVVDEQDQPLSGVTVVETGAGGGAKTVTDAGGKFSLEVSAPGATLSFSYVGFISKAVAAERGQDMVVKLAPENNKLNEVVVVGYGSQRSTSVTGSVAKVDAGDIAKLSTTSVDQQLAGRAAGVQVTVNSGSTNDAPRIRIRGINSINNGSSPLIVIDGVPVNTGDLGGFTATNPLADINPNDIVSFDVLKDGAASAIYGSRAANGVILITTRHGARGNTKVNYDAYMGIANPVKKNKLLNATQFVEITNEKYANNNESSPAVMDASNTNTDWQSLVYNKNAFSHSHNVGVSGANEKTNFFFSANYLDQQGAIQRNTTSRYGVRANVDHQVNRFIKIGTNTSITRLKNVGVNNSSGLSSVVINSLIALPNVSPYDAAGVAGYNVSGDGKSLGAGANLITIDDAYPNVLFSLNNDQYNIEKYRILSNAYVELSLLPGLKFRSQGNVDLEQAADFYSLDARHGDGYSYNGLVKNTSFSRTVYNLQNYFTYNQRYGKHGVTVTAGNEIQKNVAKSSMAGGQGFSSYFFQTKNLITGSYTTQLSGGTYAEGSFLSYFGRVNYDYAGKYLLAFTIRRDGLSALSQANRFGVFPGVSAGWRISDESFWKNNNIDNVASSLKLRASYGKVGNALSGFPYLSTYGAATYGSENGLALTNLGNSSLSWETSKKLDVGFDAGFLHNRITVGFDWFKNDVDNLVMNVTYPNSFGIPDNTVARNIGAMQNNGFEVSVTADAIKKKDFNWNISANFTRVKNKVNTLYNGQSITSTSYVIKEGLPLYAMIGYRYAGVNKANGNPLYYKGDGRLIQGDIASQKYYYANSKEDVTLTDVTTLTDADKVVLGNPTPTWYGGLNNTFTYKNFSLETFIRFSGGNSIDNSQRRTLLNQKFKNNGVEILDRWTPTHTDTDVPKLWYGKESFINLSPSSRWVEKGDYVRLQNVTFAYALSKETLTRFARGYVSSLRVYVQGQNLFTKTSFKGLDPDLISETGTSGNSIPVIRSFSVGVNVGF is encoded by the coding sequence ATGAAGAAACTGACATTCTTCAGCCGGAAGCTTATTGCCGGTAAGTACCCTTTATTTCTGCTTAAGATGAAACTACTTTTTTTATTGTTGGTATTAAATCTACAGGTTAGCGCAGCTGCTTTTTCGCAGGTGAAGGTGAGTGTGGAGTTGAAAAAAACAACACTGGGCAACGCTATTAAAGTGTTGGAGCAAAAAACGGGTTATCGTTTTGTTTACAATAATGAGGTGGTGCCGGTAAACAAAATCATTAATCTTTCGGTGAGCAATGCAGATATTACCCGTGTAATGGAGTTGCTGCTGGATAAACTGCCGCTTACTTATAAGATGGTAGATGAAAAAATGATTGTGATAGTAGAAAAGCAGGATTACCTGTTTACGCCCGAAGCGGGCCAGAAGGTTACCGTAACGGGTAAGGTGGTAGACGAGCAGGATCAGCCATTATCGGGTGTTACCGTAGTGGAAACCGGTGCTGGTGGTGGCGCTAAAACAGTAACAGATGCCGGTGGTAAATTTTCGCTGGAAGTAAGCGCCCCCGGTGCTACCTTATCTTTTAGCTATGTGGGGTTTATTTCTAAAGCCGTAGCGGCCGAGCGTGGACAGGATATGGTGGTAAAGCTGGCACCTGAAAATAATAAACTAAACGAAGTGGTGGTAGTGGGGTATGGTTCGCAACGTTCTACTTCTGTTACAGGTTCTGTAGCTAAAGTAGATGCCGGCGATATTGCTAAATTATCTACTACCAGTGTAGATCAGCAATTGGCAGGTCGCGCTGCAGGTGTGCAGGTAACGGTGAACAGTGGTAGCACCAACGATGCCCCACGCATTCGTATAAGAGGGATCAATTCTATTAATAATGGTAGCTCGCCCTTGATAGTGATTGATGGGGTGCCTGTTAACACCGGCGACCTGGGCGGCTTTACGGCCACTAACCCGCTGGCGGATATTAACCCGAATGATATTGTTTCTTTCGATGTGCTGAAAGATGGTGCAGCCAGCGCGATTTATGGTTCACGCGCAGCGAACGGGGTAATATTAATTACCACCCGCCATGGAGCCAGAGGAAATACCAAAGTAAACTACGATGCCTACATGGGTATAGCCAATCCGGTTAAAAAGAATAAGCTGCTGAATGCAACGCAGTTTGTGGAAATTACCAACGAAAAGTATGCGAACAACAATGAAAGCAGCCCTGCGGTAATGGATGCCAGTAATACCAACACCGACTGGCAATCGCTGGTGTACAATAAAAATGCTTTTTCGCATAGCCATAACGTAGGTGTTAGTGGTGCGAACGAAAAAACAAATTTCTTTTTCTCAGCCAACTATCTCGATCAGCAGGGAGCTATTCAACGTAACACTACTTCCCGTTATGGTGTACGGGCGAATGTTGATCACCAGGTGAACAGGTTTATCAAAATAGGCACCAATACCAGCATTACCCGTTTAAAAAACGTGGGGGTAAACAACAGCTCAGGTTTGTCTTCTGTTGTTATCAACTCTTTAATTGCGCTGCCTAACGTGAGTCCTTATGACGCGGCAGGCGTAGCTGGTTACAACGTGTCGGGCGATGGCAAATCGCTGGGGGCAGGCGCTAACCTTATTACTATTGATGATGCATATCCTAACGTATTGTTCTCCTTAAACAACGACCAGTACAATATTGAGAAGTACCGTATTTTAAGCAATGCTTATGTAGAGCTGAGTTTGTTGCCAGGCTTAAAATTCCGTTCACAGGGCAATGTGGATCTGGAACAGGCGGCTGATTTTTATTCACTGGACGCAAGGCATGGCGATGGCTATAGCTACAACGGCCTGGTAAAAAATACCAGCTTTAGCAGAACGGTATATAACCTGCAAAACTACTTTACCTATAACCAGCGCTATGGTAAGCATGGTGTTACCGTAACGGCAGGTAACGAAATACAAAAGAATGTAGCTAAAAGCTCCATGGCTGGCGGTCAGGGTTTTTCCAGCTATTTCTTTCAAACCAAAAACCTGATCACTGGGTCTTATACCACGCAATTATCAGGCGGCACCTATGCCGAAGGAAGTTTTCTTAGCTATTTTGGCCGTGTCAACTACGACTATGCAGGCAAATACCTGCTGGCGTTCACTATCAGAAGGGATGGCCTTTCTGCTTTAAGTCAGGCCAACCGTTTTGGTGTGTTCCCGGGCGTATCGGCTGGCTGGCGTATTTCGGATGAGTCTTTCTGGAAAAACAACAACATTGATAATGTAGCTTCTTCTTTAAAACTACGTGCCAGCTATGGTAAAGTAGGTAATGCCTTATCCGGCTTTCCTTATCTGAGCACTTACGGTGCTGCTACCTATGGCAGTGAAAATGGTTTGGCGCTTACCAATTTAGGTAACAGCTCTTTATCGTGGGAAACCAGTAAAAAGCTGGACGTGGGTTTTGATGCAGGCTTTTTACATAACCGCATTACCGTAGGTTTCGACTGGTTTAAAAATGATGTTGACAACCTGGTAATGAATGTTACTTATCCTAACTCATTCGGTATACCGGATAACACAGTGGCCCGTAACATCGGCGCTATGCAGAACAATGGTTTTGAGGTAAGCGTTACAGCTGATGCTATTAAGAAGAAGGATTTTAACTGGAACATCAGCGCCAATTTTACCCGGGTGAAAAATAAGGTGAACACCTTGTATAATGGTCAGTCTATTACCAGCACCAGCTATGTAATTAAAGAAGGCCTGCCTTTATATGCTATGATTGGTTACCGCTACGCAGGAGTAAACAAGGCGAATGGTAACCCGCTGTATTATAAGGGGGATGGCCGTTTGATACAGGGCGATATTGCCAGCCAGAAGTATTACTACGCCAACTCTAAAGAAGATGTTACTCTTACCGATGTAACTACTTTAACAGATGCAGATAAGGTGGTACTGGGCAATCCTACACCTACCTGGTATGGTGGTTTAAACAACACATTTACTTATAAGAATTTTAGCCTGGAAACCTTTATCCGTTTTTCGGGAGGTAACAGCATTGACAACAGCCAGAGAAGAACCTTGTTAAACCAGAAGTTTAAAAACAACGGAGTAGAAATTCTGGACAGGTGGACGCCTACACATACCGATACCGATGTGCCTAAGCTGTGGTATGGTAAAGAATCGTTCATTAACCTTTCGCCCAGCAGCCGTTGGGTAGAAAAGGGCGATTATGTAAGGTTACAGAATGTGACTTTCGCTTATGCATTGTCTAAAGAAACATTAACCCGTTTTGCACGTGGCTATGTTTCCAGCCTGCGTGTATATGTGCAGGGGCAGAACTTGTTTACCAAAACCAGTTTCAAAGGCCTGGATCCTGATTTAATCAGCGAAACCGGTACTTCGGGCAATTCCATTCCTGTTATCCGTTCTTTTTCTGTGGGTGTAAATGTTGGTTTCTAA